Genomic DNA from bacterium:
AATAATGGACATCACCCTGAACAAATTGGCTAAAAGAAAACGAGCGACCGTAGTAACCATCAATCGTCACGATGGAACCCACTGGCGCAAACTCCTAGCATTTGGAATTGTCCCCGGCGCAACTTTAGTAGTTATCCAACGCTTCCCCGCCATTGTCATCCGCATCGGTGAAACCGAAGTAGCCCTTGACCTCGACACTGCCCGATTAGTGACTGTGCGTGTTGGGGAGTAATTAGCAGAGAAGCAATCAGCCGTCAGCCTAACCCTCGCCGCCCTTCGATATGGTCCGGATACCTACTCAGGGTTACGGGTTAGATATTAAATAAGGGCGACCCGATGGGGCGCCCTTATTTTGTGAAGACAGCTTATTCGTAGTTCTTGTGCCAACAGCCCATTAATCGCTCGAACTTGCCCTCTACTTCAATCTCGAAGACCGTAGCAGGGAAATCGGGAGCTTTTTCCGGGAGACCATGAAGGATTAACCGGCGATCGGTTTGGGTGAACTTAACAGGAACGCCGTCTTTAAGGTACTTGACGCTCAGTACCTTGGAGGTGATGCCTCCAAGGGCAAGTTCCTTGCCCGGCCAGCGGTGACAATG
This window encodes:
- a CDS encoding FeoA family protein translates to MDITLNKLAKRKRATVVTINRHDGTHWRKLLAFGIVPGATLVVIQRFPAIVIRIGETEVALDLDTARLVTVRVGE